The sequence GGAATTCTGTAAATCTACCGCAGCGTATGCTTCCGCCAGCATTCCTTCAGGCAGTTTCCTCATCGGCCAAAGAGGGTACCCGCAGAAGATCATTCCCACCATGACGGCATAACCGCGCCGCAGGGCATCGAGCATCCTGGGGGACGGCATCAGCGCGATGCGTGCCGTGACGGACAAGGTCCAGCCCTGGAAGCGAGAGAAATGTCCGAAAAAAAACGGGGGACGCAGAGCGTCACAACCGATTGTCCCTGGATAATCGCCGAGTGAGTTGCTTTGTCAGCCTACATTAACGCATCGACGATCGGGCCATGGCTACTTCGGCAGATCGACAAACGCTTCGAGTTCCCCGGCCACGTAAAGCCGCTTGCCGATTCTCGGGTATTCGCACACGTCGTGTTCGAGCCGCTGCCCGACGACGATCAGTTCGAGCGGCACGTTGCCCGTGTTCTGCAGCGTGTGCGCTTCGCCGCCGCGCGCGAAGCCGAGGAAATCGCCAGGCCCGACGTCGTAAGGGCATTCGCCGATCGTGACCGTGCCCGTGCCGGACAGCACGTACACGCATTCTTCCTCATACAGGTGACGGTGGTATTCGGCCGATTCGTGGCCGGGCATCAGCGTGAGCAGGTGGAAGCCGAACTGCGTCAGGCCGGTCAGGTCACTGAGCGGTCTTTTGAGCCGGACGGCATTGGGATTCAGTGAATGCACCGCGCGCGTCGGTTCCATCTTCGCGATATCGGCGGCCTTCAGCAATTCCCGGGGAGGGGTGGTCGACATGGGGGCTCTCGTTTGCGTGAATGCATCGGTTGAACGCGCCGCCCGCGCGGTGCGCGTAGCGGCTATTGTCCGACATTTTCACGCCTGCAAGGGTGCGCCGGGCACCGCCATGCCGCGCGGCTAGCGCGCGCAATCGGCCAGCAGGTT comes from Burkholderia pyrrocinia and encodes:
- a CDS encoding cupin domain-containing protein translates to MSTTPPRELLKAADIAKMEPTRAVHSLNPNAVRLKRPLSDLTGLTQFGFHLLTLMPGHESAEYHRHLYEEECVYVLSGTGTVTIGECPYDVGPGDFLGFARGGEAHTLQNTGNVPLELIVVGQRLEHDVCEYPRIGKRLYVAGELEAFVDLPK